Proteins co-encoded in one Kribbella qitaiheensis genomic window:
- the fabV gene encoding enoyl-[acyl-carrier-protein] reductase FabV: MTDRLIKPVGRGFLFLDSHPAGCARLVRDLTGQVEARTTDSRPVALVVGSSSGYGLAATIAGLARYGIDGVGISFEKAPTHRRTATAGWYRTAATAAYAADQGSEFHFVNADAFADTTKSDVLDLIAERFGGVDYLIYSVAAPRRVDPRTETTYQSVIKAIGQAAQTKSLAFEDGEPVLQEVAIEVATDEEVAETVQVMGGEDWIRWVDALEERKLLKDGFSTVALTYIGSELTGPIYRQGSIGAAKAHLESTAQSLRERDGVEARTSVNGAAVTQASSAIPGIGLYVSLLHKVLGDKLQTPMQQSIALWDQLTGEKALDLDEDGRIRLDRWELDPTVQAAVKAQWDSATVDNIGEVADAAWFYSEIRRLYGFDVADVDYDATTEVDVDWPS, from the coding sequence ATGACTGACCGCCTGATCAAACCTGTCGGCCGTGGTTTCCTGTTCCTCGACTCGCATCCGGCCGGGTGCGCCCGGCTGGTCCGGGACCTGACCGGACAGGTCGAGGCCCGTACGACGGACTCGCGGCCGGTCGCGTTGGTGGTCGGCTCGAGTTCCGGATACGGGCTGGCCGCGACCATTGCCGGGCTCGCTCGGTACGGGATCGACGGGGTCGGGATCTCCTTCGAGAAGGCGCCGACCCATCGGCGTACGGCGACCGCGGGCTGGTACCGGACGGCGGCCACCGCGGCGTATGCGGCTGACCAGGGCAGCGAGTTCCACTTCGTCAACGCGGACGCTTTCGCGGACACCACAAAGTCGGACGTCCTCGACCTGATCGCCGAGCGCTTCGGGGGAGTGGACTACCTGATCTACAGCGTCGCCGCACCGCGCCGGGTCGACCCGCGCACGGAAACGACGTACCAGTCGGTGATCAAGGCCATCGGGCAGGCCGCGCAGACCAAGAGCCTTGCCTTCGAGGACGGCGAGCCCGTGCTGCAGGAGGTGGCGATCGAGGTCGCGACCGACGAAGAGGTCGCCGAGACCGTGCAGGTGATGGGCGGCGAGGACTGGATCCGCTGGGTGGACGCGCTGGAGGAGCGGAAGCTGCTCAAGGACGGGTTCAGCACGGTCGCACTGACCTACATCGGCTCGGAGCTGACCGGACCGATCTACCGGCAGGGCTCGATCGGTGCAGCCAAGGCGCACCTGGAGTCGACTGCGCAATCGCTGCGAGAGCGTGACGGCGTAGAAGCCCGTACGTCGGTCAACGGCGCAGCCGTGACGCAGGCGTCGTCCGCGATCCCGGGGATCGGGCTGTACGTGAGCCTCTTGCACAAGGTGCTCGGCGACAAGCTGCAGACCCCGATGCAGCAGTCGATCGCGCTGTGGGACCAGCTCACCGGCGAGAAGGCGCTCGACCTCGACGAGGACGGCCGCATCCGCCTGGACCGCTGGGAGCTCGACCCGACCGTGCAGGCAGCGGTCAAGGCGCAGTGGGACTCGGCCACCGTCGACAACATCGGCGAGGTCGCCGACGCGGCCTGGTTCTACTCAGAGATCCGCCGCCTCTACGGCTTCGACGTAGCCGACGTCGACTACGACGCAACCACCGAGGTCGACGTCGACTGGCCTAGCTGA